The Thermodesulfovibrionales bacterium sequence TCAATATTATCAAGAAACACATGAAGCCGAACAAGAAGTACTCCCAGGGCGGGATTATCGAAAGGGAAGCCCCGGTTCATATATCGAATGTTATGCTGGTATGTCCCAAATGCGGCAAACCTACCCGGACCGGAAACACCCTCCTCGAGGGCGGGAGGAAGGTGAGGTCATGCAAGAAATGTAAGGAGGTCATAGACCAGTAATGCTTCCGCGATTAAAGGAGAAATATAAAGAGCATGTGGTCCCCGCGCTCATGAAGGAGTTTTCCTACAGGAACGTTATGGAGGTGCCGAAGCTGGTAAAGGTCGTGATCAATGTCGGTCTCGGCGAGGCTATTCAGAACATCAAGCTCCTCGACGCCGCGCAGAAAGAACTCTCGATGATCAGCGGCCAGAAGGCGGTTATCACCAAGGCGAAGAAATCTATAGCGTCATTCAAGCTGCGACAGGGTATGCCGATAGGGTGCAAAGTAACTCTGAGGGGAGACAGGATGTACGAATTGCTTGACAGGCTCATCAGTGTGGCACTGCCAAGAATCAGGGACTTTAAGGGCGTTTCAGGAAAGGCCTTTGACGGAATGGGCAATTATACCTTGGGAATAAAGGAGCAGTTCATATTCCCTGAAATAGACTACGACAAGGTCGAGATGGTTCATGGAATGGATATTACGATCTGCACGACAGCAAAGACTGATGCCGAGAGCAAGGCCCTCTTACGGCATATGGGAATGCCTTTCAGGAAATAGGTGGGGATGATTTGCGGCTTGCATACCTGTGATTGCGCGGATCGGAAGACGGGCTCCCTGTCATGAGAAGAGAAGAATCAATCGGCAATCATCACATTTATCGATAGAGAGGGGTGACCATGGCAAAGAAATGCATGATAGAAAAGGTGAAGAGGCAACCGCAGTTCAAGGTGAGGGCCTACAACAGGTGCAGACTCTGCGGAAGGCCGAGGGCCTTTCTCAGGAAGTTCGGCATGTG is a genomic window containing:
- the rplX gene encoding 50S ribosomal protein L24, translating into MGLGIKKQDTVIVTTGKEKGKRGRVLSVAPSEHKVVIEKVNIIKKHMKPNKKYSQGGIIEREAPVHISNVMLVCPKCGKPTRTGNTLLEGGRKVRSCKKCKEVIDQ
- the rplE gene encoding 50S ribosomal protein L5, which gives rise to MLPRLKEKYKEHVVPALMKEFSYRNVMEVPKLVKVVINVGLGEAIQNIKLLDAAQKELSMISGQKAVITKAKKSIASFKLRQGMPIGCKVTLRGDRMYELLDRLISVALPRIRDFKGVSGKAFDGMGNYTLGIKEQFIFPEIDYDKVEMVHGMDITICTTAKTDAESKALLRHMGMPFRK
- a CDS encoding type Z 30S ribosomal protein S14, whose product is MAKKCMIEKVKRQPQFKVRAYNRCRLCGRPRAFLRKFGMCRICFRTLALRGQIPGVTKSSW